The following proteins are encoded in a genomic region of Nicotiana sylvestris chromosome 4, ASM39365v2, whole genome shotgun sequence:
- the LOC138890188 gene encoding uncharacterized protein translates to MGSIEETPNLNSGLNYGNQTNQMTGINYNPLMFLSPADVNGIQIISFQLTIYFSKLKDFCEEFEALFPAPRYDCPKLRDFVNYLKKLRLYQFLMRLNNSYSQARNQILMKTPLPTVNQAYALIVSDESQKSIAANSGILGANHVGNFEVTMYTKNGGGGQNQRFKKNFNVQCEYCKLKGHTKESCYKLVGYPQDFRQKKKGYNV, encoded by the exons ATGGGATCAATtgaagaaactccaaatctcaaTTCTGGACTTAATTATGGAAATCAGACGAATCAAATGACAGGGATCAATTACAATCCTCTGATGTTCCTCTCACCTGCTGATGTTAACGGAATTCAAATAATCTCATTTCAGCTAACAA TATATTTTTCAAAGCTTAAAGATTTTTGTGAAGAATTTGAAGCTTTATTCCCTGCACCTAGATATGATTGTCCCAAATTAAGAGATTTTGTTAACTATCTAAAGAAGTTGAGGCTGTACCAATTTTTAATGAGGTTAAATAATTCTTATTCACAAGCAAGAAATCAAATCCTAATGAAGACACCTCTACCTACTGTGAATCAGGCCTATGCTTTGATAGTGAGTGATGAAAGTCAAAAGTCTATAGCAGCCAATTCAGGAATTCTTGGAGCTAATCATGTAGGGAACTTTGAAGTTACTATGTATACCAAAAATGGTGGAGGTGGACAAAATCAAAGATTCAAGAAAAACTTTAATGTTCAATGTGAATACTGCAAATTGAAAGGCCATACAAAAGAAAGCTGTTATAAACTTGTGGGGTATCCTCAAGATTTCAGACAGAAGAAAAAAGGGTATAATGTCTAA
- the LOC104213658 gene encoding uncharacterized protein — translation MAYQHYRSPFGDTTYTKVFVGGLAWETPTDIMRRYFEQFGEILEAVIIADKNTGKSKGYGFVTYRDPESARRACENPNPVIDGRRANCNIASLGRPRPSPPRGRGQGGNPYQGGGIPQGPTSSSYSGVAPAAPPPLPLPPPPATPMIYSPYGYATYPPDYYHQGMYNPQYQQAQYYQQMYGSSSSPYYYGYSMQGSRGTFSAAHPQRFQGGPAASYLYYPTTPLPADAAAAASFSSFTTPPPPLLQHPPPPAATRLQFPSPTTESQIPQQTSGETTEAGTVTTESPNT, via the exons ATGGCTTATCAGCATTATCGATCGCCCTTTGGGGATACAACTTACACAAAAGTCTTTGTTGGTGGGTTGGCTTGGGAAACACCAACTGATATAATGCGACGTTATTTCGAGCAATTTGGAGAGATTCTTGAAGCTGTTATCATTGCTGACAAGAACACTGGCAAATCTAAAGGCTATGGTTTC GTTACTTATCGTGATCCAGAATCAGCAAGAAGAGCATGTGAGAATCCAAACCCAGTAATTGATGGGAGAAGAGCAAACTGTAACATTGCTTCTCTTGGACGCCCTCGTCCTTCACCACCTCGAG GTAGGGGACAAGGAGGGAATCCTTATCAAGGAGGAGGAATACCGCAAGGACCAACATCATCATCTTATAGTGGGGTGGCACCAGCAGCACCACCACCATTGCCACTACCTCCACCACCTGCAACTCCTATGATATATTCGCCATATGG GTATGCGACCTATCCTCCTGATTATTATCACCAA GGAATGTACAACCCACAGTACCAGCAAGCACAGTATTATCAGCAAATGTATGGAAGTTCATCGTCTCCATATTATTACGGATATTCCATGCAGGGATCAAGGGGAACATTTTCTGCTGCTCACCCCCAACGTTTTCAAGGCGGACCTGCAGCTTCTTATCTTTATTATCCTACTACTCCCTTGCCCGCCgatgctgctgctgctgcttcctTCTCCTCTTTCACTACCCCTCCTCCTCCTTTACTCCAACACCCTCCTCCTCCTGCCGCTACAAGGCTTCAATTTCCTTCTCCTACTACTG